atatgcTGCGTTAAAGAATGtgaagtctgtaataaatgtgtctaataagccattagtgaataccagagaaccatgagaaattaaaataaaatatataatgaaaataaaatgttaatgtctaacttaaagacaaacaatgtgaaattaacagtaaatatgcaacgtgttgacgtgtatataaactgtatgtatattaaataaacatatgtgcttcatatacacaattatgttttcatttaagttgttttataatttaggaattagggctgagtgatatatcgagattcaagatgaatcgagttttctattttggcgatatagaaaactacaatatttcatatatatgtatatattatagcttattatgtatcaaaatactagttttaggagtcgctgcttttctCCTCAGAACAacagcaaatttaactcagaattgtctttttggtcagactttatttgataaaattatctagatttatatcgtattcaccattttgagaaaatatattgtgatatgagtattggtccatatcacccatccctagtaggaatgttcacagcatttcagtgTTCATAAAGgacgacctaccagattctaatcacataattgtattcagtaagtggttgacaagtggctattttagatttattgtacacttgtcttaaaatataagggatactggagcttggttgggcgcgtgggacggctcgtagtgggcgccagaaaatgtcccgtattttcaaatccaaaacttgacaggtacgCAAATAGTCgtgtgttctgtgtgtatgGAGGTGTGGCACTAAATATGTACAAAGGAAAGTCCCCCGTTTTCGTTTAGCTTTACGTTCAGTGTTTTCGGGTTAACCAGAAACTGGGGAAATTTCCGGCACTTTCACTTCAAGTAGGCGGGGCCAAGCAAAAAAGATAAGTGAGTGGCGGCAGTTGTAGCCAATCGCTTTATCCGGCTCTGGTTGTAGCCAATCTCCGCGCAGCGCTGCGTCATTGTCCTTTGTTTATATAAACGCTGAGTGTTGCAACAGCCGTCATTTCAATTCAGACACGACGAAGAAACAACATGGAGGTATTACACACCAGTCTTTGACGAAAGCGATCGAAAAATGGCACGGTTCTCCCGGAAAATGAAGCGACAGCACACTTACGACTATCTGTCACCGACGAGTAAGCTAAACCCGTGGGTTGTAGACGAGGAGTACCAGAATACGTGAGTTATTTTTTACACGTAACCGAACCGCCGTGAGGGAGATGAAAGGCGTCAACATGGAGACAGTGGCTGCTTCACAGAGGACGGCCGTTGAGAGCTTCGGCAGCGGAGGAATGGCGCTCCTGCCTTGGACTAAACAGATGCTAACGGTGCTGTGGGAACAGCTCAGGCTCCTGCTTCAAGTCATTTACTACTCTTTTGTGTCAGGTGAGCTACACTCGCGTTTTTAACGGCCTGTTGTGGCGGGGTTTGGTCCCTGTGAGACGTTCAGCGGTTCCGGGAAAGTCCAGtgacttgaattgttgactaagCTGGaaggggtcagaggtcaggtcACTGTGGGAAGATAAAGCTTCATTTTTGCCAAATTTTAgtattatattaagaatttacTCGTGAGATTAAAAACCAGAACATTGTTCAATGAAATACAAACCTAAAAccgatttagaaataaaaataaataaacttaataTACTATTCGGTTTTTTTCTTGCTGAACATGTATTTAATTGATTCCggacttcttcttcttgttttctgtgtgtaaATAATACTAGAAGACAAAACCTTTTGTGATAGGAAGCAACCACTGATATGTATTATGACAATTACAGAGGTGGGAATTTATAACTTGTGTTAATTCAAAAATAGTCATGTGTATATGTAATGTGCATTGAACTCGGAATAAACAATCAATATACgttatagaattttttttctcaaaatttggCAAgcaaatggtttaaaaaaaaaaaaagagaaagaaaaagttaCCCTCATGTAACTTAGTGACCCACTCTATTGTTTagtgttttcagttttttatctttgctttttaaACATGAATCTGGTTATTCCAGTTTCCACTTTGGTTCACTTCCTGTGTTATGTCTGCAGATGAAGGTTCTTATAACTTTAATGAAAGCTGGCTAATAGTACGGTCATGTCCGAGTAAACGAACCGTGGGAAATTCACCTTGCTGCTGTGAAAAACCCTAAAGCTGTGTGAGgactatgtttttgtttttctaaatctCCAGTAGGTAGATGAATGCCACACAGGAATTATAATCCCCAAACTATATGACAACTAACTAGTAAGcccttttaaaatatttatttactttctttaactGGTGTTGATTGGCTTTAGCTGCAAAAGAAAGTGAAATAAACTAGACGAATGCAAAGTGGCATCTTATGTAACACAGTCTCCTTGTTAATCCTATTATCTTTGATTAATcagtttttgtttgtctgttaatgtcaacagacAACAATATTACCTGCACTACTCgtatatatgttcatatttatattaatccttcatattattgttattatactgtttctggtttgtttttgttttttcacaccatccaccaagCAAAGTTCCTTGTGTTGTCAAAAAACTACTTGGCCAAAAAAACTGACTCTGATTCTGCAACATTCTAATTCATATATACGATAAGTATATAAGAGCAACATGACAACCTTGCAGTATACAATTTTACTGGTTAATAAATTCATATTCTTCAGGTAACTGGATGAGTGACATATTTCTACTGCTACTTCTCACCAAAATCCTTTGAGTAGGATTAGTGCTCAGATTAATTAAGTCTTCTCTTTTAGTAATTTATCTATAGCTATATGGACAACATTTTGTAAGTAACaaatttcattctttttttttttttattcagttttccaGATGTTCAGGTTTGAGGTCCACGTCAGAATCACAGACGAGACTGGCCAGCACATCCAGCACATGGCCACTGCCACTAACTCCACAGAGTCCTTTTTATTCTCCTCTCTGTTCGAGCGAGACAGCAGCAGCTCCAACTTCTGTGCGGACGTCAGCGACCCGTTCACTGGGAAATCCACAGCCGAGGCTCTGCTATCCAGCCTGCGCGCCGAAGACCTGTGCTGTGGACTGGTGGATGACTTTGTTTCCAGAACAGCGGCCACAGAAGAGGGGATCTTTCTAGGTCACCACTCCAGCTGGAAAATGGGCTTCCCCCATGACTGGAACATCTTTGTTTCGAGCGGAGAAAGCTCTGGTTCAAGCGACAGCTGCCACCAGGATAGTGAGAAGCTTTTCCAACGGTGCACGACGCAGGAGAAGCTTTTCAAACAGGACACCACAGAGGAGGAGAGAAGCTGTCACTGGAGCAGCGAGGAAGACCAAAACATTGTAGAATTTGATAGCGAGGAGAGTAAAGCTCTGTGGGAATCTTTGTCCAAATCCACAGATCCTTACAACCCATTCTTCTTCTCTGCCTGTATTTCAACCACCACACACATGAGGAAGAATAAGAGTGACGTGAAGGATTGCACGGACACAGGCATCATGTCCATCAACAAAGCCTGTGAGGAGATGCTCGGCCCCCAGGGCCTCAACATCTGGGTGAGCCGCTCCGACAGCGAGTGCAGCTGGACCAGCTCTGACGGTTCCAGTCCCGACATCGACAGAGAGGAGAACGAGAGACTTTGGGACTTCTTTAGCAGTCCCAGTGACCCCTACAACCCCATGTGCTTCAGTGCATCCACCGTGAGCAGCACCATCCCAGCGGTTGCTAAGAAACAAGCCTCCCTTCCTGCTCCACCCTCTGAATCCACATCAGacacagaggaagaggaggagagcaTCAGCTGTCCAGCCTCGTCTGAGGACGAGGAGGAAGACCAGCTGTGGAAGTCTCTCAGTCGAACCAATGACCCGTACCACCCCCTGAACTTCCAGGCCCACCTCCGGACCTCCCCCAACACCCCATCACACCAGAAACAAGTTCCACACACTCCTGTTGTAAAACGTCCAAAAGCATCCCAAAAACCCAGAGCTGCGAAGGCCCGTCAGAGACGTCACATTCATCCAGAGAAGACTTTTCTCCCCTGGAGAAAACCTTTAAAGAAAGATCCAGAAGCTCCAGAGCCTGAGAGGCCGAACAGAGCAGACTGCACCCACAAACAGGTGATTATCACTCACATTAAACAGCACTTTTTCAATCAGCACAGAAAGTTCTCTCAGCTTTGAGCTATACATATAAATACCAGGGTTGGACTCAATTATATTTatcaattacatcttcaactgtccacgttcaattacaacttaattgATTACAGTCACCTGCAtgttttctaattacaattcaaattaaaattattttccccatgaaagttaattacaattaccttctcaattactgaagctctaattcaattaatcacaattactaagcctgAAAGCCCAGGAAACCTAACCTtgttccttttgtgttagctttctgttagcatctctgatgataacgggtcagttttgacccgtgttttaaatcagctgtaaaatacactaagaatattatctgtcatctaatttgtttttcatctcttggtttccttgttacacttcttaatcaataaaaatatcggtattaataattttggtgtgggctcctgagccttttttctgtcagttaacctagattatatttacattttttcaaataataaaatggtctcaacagttaaaaaaaaaagagccaaaacattttcccattttcaatctttttccctgaaatgtggattttttttttcttccatttttcaaatttttcaggtcttactggattttcactctagtttaaatgtgctcatcatatttcaactagtttttagggcctTATGATAGccattacaaagtcaattatatgaactcaattatgattacaacagatttttttcaagtacgattacaattctaattatgtcataattgtaattaattaattaaagttACCAAATAAttaagttgtagatatctcacatacaccaatttaatgaaattccACTATATGTTCTGGGgcttgaagttgttttttttttttttttgtttatatcacatgaatgcagtcatttttaattgaaaattgtggaaagaacacagattttccacaaatcttgcaatttctcgcAAATGAtttcacaaaattcctctaaattacacaaaaaatcaaaaaaaaaaaattacacaaattggtttaaaaaaaaaaaatctataatttttgaagtgaagatccggCTGGGATTAGAAACTCAGGCACatttgatgttaaaattgttcctCTTTTCCCCACCTAAAATTTGCAGCCCAGTTGCGTTTAAACTGGTCCATATCTAAGTGATTCTTTTATAAAATCAGTCTATAATGCaaattttttcaaccttgaggttgccagaaatatctagtaattggtaaaaaaaaaaactgcataaaatgatattttaacatttttgttcgGGAACCTCTGGTCTAATGCATTCTAACGAGGGAACCCTCTGTTTTTCTGCTCTACACACAGTGTTTGTTGTTGGTTAGCAACACTGTGGGTCGTCATGACTAAATATATCATGTGACTCCCAGTTCAGTCAACAGAGGGTTTGACTTGCCCACGGGCTGAGATGAGCTGCATTAAAGGGCTGTGAGAACAGGAAGTTACAGGAAGAAACAAATAAAGTACAGATTGAACATTTAGTGGATTTAAGAAACATCTGATTGTGACTCTAAGTTAAATGAgttcaaaaaggaaaaatgcaataTTTCCCACGTTGTTCTCAGCAGGGTTGaggtttattaaaggctcagtaattgtgattaattgaatttgagctttagtaattgtaatgactttcaggggaaaaataataattgtatttttaattgtgattggaaTAAATACAGGTCACCATTATCGTAATTgagttataattgaacatggataattgaagatgtaattctcattgaaaaatgtaattgagcccaacccttgTCCTCAGCATGTGACTGAaactctctttttttcttctgttgttgtttttgcaggTGCGTTTTTCTCCTCACGTCCACGTTCACGTCATGCGGACGTGGCGTTTTGCTCGTCAGGCATCACGTAAGGGACCTTGGGAAGAAATGGCTCGGGACCGCGACCGCTTCCAGAAGAGGATCAAAGAGGCGGAGCGGGTCCTCGGCCCCTGCTTCAGCCCCGCCCACCGAGCGGAGGTGTGGGCTCGCCTGCAGCGCGGTgccttgaattaaataaaagtcCGATTCACtgaatgtttgatttccttttaTGGATGAGGACTGGTGATTGGTTGCAATGCAACAGTGATTTAGTTCCAGGCCCATTAGAGGTGTGATGCTGGGCCCACCACGTCGATGTTTTGGTGTCACGTTGAACAACTTTTAGCACCTCAGAAGGTTTTCTACATTGTGTACCTGTTGCACTAACCGACACTTTCTCATGTCAACCTCAGCATTCATGTGtggaatgttgtttttgtatgcCTTATAACACTGACCTAGTAATGTCACCTATTTGTGCCCTATGGAGCTTGTTGTTGATTTTCTACCagtggtgtgtgtttttatatatgtGAAGATATTGTTCTAACAGTAGAAAAGAAGAGACT
This genomic window from Gouania willdenowi chromosome 6, fGouWil2.1, whole genome shotgun sequence contains:
- the LOC114466222 gene encoding protein phosphatase 1 regulatory subunit 15A — translated: MKGVNMETVAASQRTAVESFGSGGMALLPWTKQMLTVLWEQLRLLLQVIYYSFVSVFQMFRFEVHVRITDETGQHIQHMATATNSTESFLFSSLFERDSSSSNFCADVSDPFTGKSTAEALLSSLRAEDLCCGLVDDFVSRTAATEEGIFLGHHSSWKMGFPHDWNIFVSSGESSGSSDSCHQDSEKLFQRCTTQEKLFKQDTTEEERSCHWSSEEDQNIVEFDSEESKALWESLSKSTDPYNPFFFSACISTTTHMRKNKSDVKDCTDTGIMSINKACEEMLGPQGLNIWVSRSDSECSWTSSDGSSPDIDREENERLWDFFSSPSDPYNPMCFSASTVSSTIPAVAKKQASLPAPPSESTSDTEEEEESISCPASSEDEEEDQLWKSLSRTNDPYHPLNFQAHLRTSPNTPSHQKQVPHTPVVKRPKASQKPRAAKARQRRHIHPEKTFLPWRKPLKKDPEAPEPERPNRADCTHKQVRFSPHVHVHVMRTWRFARQASRKGPWEEMARDRDRFQKRIKEAERVLGPCFSPAHRAEVWARLQRGALN